The following proteins come from a genomic window of Phnomibacter ginsenosidimutans:
- a CDS encoding ABC-F family ATP-binding cassette domain-containing protein — translation MHYLSAENLTKAYGVTPLFDNISFHINEGDKVALVARNGVGKSTLLKILAGRETADSGKLWISKDVKVVLFEQEPQFIEHQTIAQNIFQHDHPILNAIRDYEEVSESGDGEKIMQAIQRMDELGAWDFDASVKQILGKLNIHYLDQRMISLSGGQRKRVALARTLIDAGFETGHVLLIMDEPTNHLDVEMIEWLEHYLSAQHVTLLMVTHDRYFLDAVCDEIWEMERSNIYTYKGDYENFLEKKAARIENELSSIDKAKNEYRKELEWMRKQPKARTTKAKSRIDAFYDVESRAKQKVVDEQLQLQVKMTRLGGKVAEMKKVYKAYGEKSILNGFDYTFAKGERIGIVGKNGVGKSTFLNMLQGLEQADSGKINIGDTVVFGNYSQEGLQWKEDLRVIEYVKQFAETFPLAGGGALTASKFLELFLFPPEKQYTYLSSLSGGEKDVCNCSPFCFAIPTF, via the coding sequence ATGCATTATTTATCAGCAGAAAACCTTACCAAAGCTTACGGCGTAACTCCATTGTTTGATAACATTAGCTTCCACATAAACGAAGGTGATAAAGTAGCATTGGTGGCCCGCAATGGTGTAGGCAAAAGTACCCTGCTGAAAATACTGGCCGGCCGCGAAACGGCTGACAGTGGCAAGCTTTGGATTAGTAAGGACGTAAAAGTGGTGCTGTTTGAACAGGAACCGCAATTCATCGAACATCAAACCATTGCCCAAAACATCTTTCAACACGACCACCCTATTCTCAATGCCATTCGTGACTATGAAGAAGTGAGTGAATCGGGAGACGGTGAAAAAATTATGCAAGCCATTCAACGCATGGATGAACTGGGTGCATGGGATTTTGACGCCAGCGTAAAACAAATTTTGGGCAAGCTCAACATTCATTACCTCGACCAACGCATGATATCACTGAGTGGTGGCCAACGCAAACGAGTGGCACTGGCACGTACACTGATTGATGCAGGATTTGAAACTGGTCATGTGCTGCTCATAATGGACGAACCCACCAACCATCTGGATGTAGAAATGATTGAGTGGCTGGAGCATTACCTGAGTGCACAGCATGTAACGCTGCTGATGGTAACCCACGATCGTTATTTTCTGGATGCCGTGTGCGATGAAATATGGGAAATGGAACGCAGCAACATTTACACCTACAAAGGCGATTACGAAAACTTTTTGGAGAAGAAAGCTGCACGAATTGAAAACGAACTGAGCAGCATTGACAAGGCAAAAAACGAATACCGCAAAGAACTAGAGTGGATGCGCAAGCAACCCAAGGCCCGCACCACCAAAGCCAAAAGCCGCATAGATGCTTTTTACGATGTAGAAAGCAGGGCCAAACAAAAAGTGGTAGACGAGCAACTGCAATTGCAGGTAAAAATGACCCGCCTTGGTGGCAAGGTGGCCGAAATGAAAAAGGTGTACAAAGCATACGGAGAGAAGTCTATTCTCAATGGTTTTGACTACACTTTTGCCAAAGGCGAACGCATTGGCATTGTTGGTAAAAACGGCGTAGGTAAATCTACTTTCCTCAACATGCTACAAGGCTTGGAACAAGCCGATAGCGGTAAAATAAATATTGGTGACACCGTTGTATTTGGCAACTACAGCCAGGAAGGATTGCAATGGAAAGAAGACCTGCGGGTGATTGAATATGTAAAACAATTTGCAGAAACATTTCCATTGGCTGGTGGCGGAGCGCTTACCGCCAGTAAGTTTTTGGAGTTGTTTTTGTTTCCACCAGAAAAACAATACACCTATTTATCATCGTTGAGTGGTGGCGAAAAAGACGTTTGCAATTGCTCACCATTTTGTTTCGCAATCCCAACTTTTTGA
- the glgP gene encoding alpha-glucan family phosphorylase produces MIRFNHSLAALRFARIANGVSQLHGEVSRQMWGHYENVAPIKAITNAQNWKYWADKQLYRFMEEGNDFGFDDRKRHLKKRAFDIVADQTGKLLDPDVLTIVWARRFAGYKRAELLTRDLARFERLINNIDRPVQIIWAGKPYPLDYPAISDFNHLDHLSKSYKNVAVCIGYELALSKRLKQAADIWLNNPRVPREASGTSGMTAAMNGAVNLSTHDGWICEFINHGNNGFVVPPIDYSAVHVQEQDQYDLDQLYKILEEQVVPLYYGNKDTWRQIVKNGMRDVRIQFDSNRMAHEYYEEMYKA; encoded by the coding sequence ATGATCAGGTTTAACCACTCACTGGCAGCGCTGCGATTTGCAAGAATTGCCAATGGTGTGAGCCAGCTACATGGCGAAGTGAGCCGTCAGATGTGGGGACACTATGAAAATGTAGCGCCTATCAAAGCCATTACCAACGCACAAAACTGGAAATACTGGGCCGATAAGCAACTCTACCGGTTTATGGAAGAGGGCAACGATTTTGGTTTTGATGATCGCAAACGCCATTTGAAAAAACGGGCTTTTGATATTGTAGCCGATCAAACAGGCAAGCTGCTCGATCCGGATGTACTCACTATCGTTTGGGCCCGCCGTTTTGCCGGTTACAAACGTGCAGAACTGCTGACCCGTGATTTGGCCCGCTTCGAACGGCTCATCAACAACATCGATCGTCCTGTACAAATTATTTGGGCTGGCAAACCTTACCCGTTGGACTACCCTGCTATCAGCGACTTTAACCACCTCGACCACCTGAGCAAGAGCTACAAAAATGTAGCGGTGTGCATCGGCTATGAATTGGCGTTGAGCAAGCGCCTGAAGCAAGCCGCAGATATTTGGCTGAACAATCCACGTGTGCCCCGCGAAGCCAGTGGCACCAGTGGTATGACAGCTGCTATGAATGGTGCTGTGAACCTGAGTACTCACGACGGCTGGATTTGTGAATTCATCAATCATGGCAACAACGGATTTGTTGTGCCTCCGATTGATTACAGCGCTGTTCACGTACAAGAGCAAGATCAATACGATCTCGATCAACTGTATAAAATTTTGGAAGAGCAGGTAGTGCCATTGTATTATGGCAACAAAGACACCTGGCGCCAGATTGTAAAAAATGGCATGCGGGATGTGCGTATTCAATTCGACAGCAACCGCATGGCTCACGAATATTACGAAGAGATGTACAAAGCCTGA
- the msrA gene encoding peptide-methionine (S)-S-oxide reductase MsrA: MRLLMMNALVMAVVAGGFMLAGCNQPSVQSQSLNVSMLNRTMEMTDTATFGAGCFWCTEAVFQELKGVLKVTSGYSGGHVANPTYEQVTAKTTGHAEVTQIVYNPEVISFDELLEVFWKTHDPTTPNRQGADVGPQYRSAIFYHTATQKELAEKYKADLDKSGAFAAPIVTEISPYKNFYSAEDYHQNFYANNPNYGYCTYVIKPKLDKFRKVFQEKLRKSNPGQ; the protein is encoded by the coding sequence ATGCGACTCCTAATGATGAATGCGTTGGTAATGGCAGTTGTGGCGGGTGGCTTCATGTTGGCAGGATGCAATCAACCAAGTGTGCAGTCTCAATCTTTAAACGTAAGCATGCTCAACAGAACCATGGAAATGACAGATACCGCCACCTTTGGTGCCGGATGTTTTTGGTGTACAGAAGCGGTTTTTCAAGAACTCAAAGGCGTGTTGAAAGTAACCAGTGGATACAGCGGTGGTCATGTGGCCAACCCCACTTACGAGCAGGTAACCGCTAAAACCACCGGCCATGCAGAAGTAACACAAATCGTGTACAATCCGGAAGTCATCAGCTTTGATGAATTGTTGGAAGTTTTCTGGAAAACACATGACCCCACCACCCCCAATCGTCAGGGTGCTGACGTAGGTCCTCAATACCGTTCTGCTATTTTTTATCATACCGCTACGCAAAAAGAACTCGCAGAAAAATACAAAGCTGATCTGGATAAAAGCGGTGCATTTGCTGCCCCCATTGTTACCGAAATCAGTCCTTATAAAAACTTTTATTCGGCAGAAGATTACCACCAGAATTTTTATGCCAACAACCCCAACTACGGTTACTGCACCTATGTCATCAAACCGAAATTGGATAAGTTTCGAAAAGTATTTCAGGAAAAATTACGCAAATCAAATCCGGGTCAATAA
- a CDS encoding SGNH/GDSL hydrolase family protein: MSQHIHSLLCLGDSYTIGEGVALYESFPYQTMQLLRKAGVHVHAPEIVAKTGWTTFELAEYLIHHQLEEAYDVVSLLIGVNNQYRGLSIESFQEDAEFLLRKAIHLAGNLSHRVAVLSIPDWGVTPFAKDKDRDAIAQQIDAFNAVLQALCDKYKVTFLDNSTASRAASNDGSLLAEDGLHPAGKLYAQWAASFADWMQQQIHKH, encoded by the coding sequence ATGTCGCAGCATATCCACAGCCTCTTATGCCTTGGCGATAGTTATACCATCGGAGAAGGCGTTGCTTTGTATGAATCGTTTCCATACCAAACCATGCAACTCTTGCGCAAAGCTGGTGTGCATGTACATGCTCCGGAGATTGTAGCCAAAACAGGCTGGACCACTTTTGAATTGGCGGAATACCTGATTCATCATCAACTGGAAGAGGCATATGATGTGGTGTCGCTGTTGATTGGTGTCAACAATCAGTACCGTGGTTTATCTATTGAAAGCTTTCAGGAAGATGCTGAATTTTTGTTGCGTAAAGCCATTCATTTAGCAGGCAATTTATCGCATCGGGTTGCGGTGTTGTCTATACCAGATTGGGGCGTTACGCCATTTGCAAAAGACAAGGATAGAGACGCTATCGCACAACAGATTGATGCATTTAATGCAGTGCTGCAAGCACTTTGCGATAAGTATAAAGTTACTTTTTTAGATAACAGCACTGCCAGCAGAGCCGCATCAAACGACGGTAGTTTATTGGCAGAAGATGGCTTACATCCTGCCGGAAAATTGTACGCACAATGGGCTGCATCTTTCGCTGATTGGATGCAGCAGCAAATACACAAGCATTAA
- the kynU gene encoding kynureninase, protein MLAFEPTSTFARQLDAQDPLHTFKNDFHFPQHEGRNAIYFCGNSLGLQPKAVANAIQTELNSWQQLAVGGYFGGTNPWLYYQDYCKPTLAKLVGASTQEVTVMNALTVNLHLLMLSFYKPNGKRYKILMEAGAFPSDQYAVETQVRQYGFNPDEAIVEIAPRAGEKTLRTADIIESINTHAEELALVMFAGMNYYTGQLFDMAAITKAGHAAGAMVGFDLAHVTGNVPVQLHGWNVDFAAWCSYKYLNAGPGAVGGVFVHEKHAQNVQLGRLGGWWGNDEKTRFKMEKGFVPKADASGWCMSTSQVMNTVCLKASLEMFEQAGIENLRAKSIRLTAYLQYLLQQLPNLSFEIITPENPDERGAQLSLYFKENGRAIHDAMHAAGIIVDYREPGVIRVAPAPMYCSFEDVYRFYEILKTQF, encoded by the coding sequence ATGCTTGCATTTGAACCAACATCAACCTTTGCCCGTCAACTGGATGCTCAGGATCCGCTTCATACTTTCAAAAATGATTTTCATTTTCCGCAGCATGAAGGCCGAAATGCCATTTATTTCTGTGGCAATAGTTTGGGCCTGCAACCCAAGGCAGTTGCCAACGCTATACAAACCGAATTGAACAGTTGGCAACAACTGGCAGTAGGTGGTTATTTCGGTGGCACCAATCCTTGGTTGTATTATCAGGATTATTGCAAACCCACATTGGCGAAACTCGTTGGCGCTTCTACACAAGAAGTAACGGTGATGAATGCCTTAACGGTGAACCTGCATCTGTTGATGTTGTCGTTTTACAAACCGAATGGCAAGCGGTATAAAATATTGATGGAAGCCGGCGCTTTTCCCAGCGATCAATATGCAGTGGAAACACAAGTACGGCAATATGGTTTCAATCCCGATGAAGCCATTGTAGAAATTGCACCAAGAGCTGGTGAAAAAACGTTGCGAACAGCAGATATTATTGAGAGCATCAACACTCATGCTGAAGAACTGGCATTGGTGATGTTTGCCGGCATGAATTATTATACCGGTCAATTGTTTGATATGGCTGCTATCACAAAGGCTGGTCATGCAGCAGGTGCGATGGTTGGTTTTGATTTGGCACATGTAACCGGCAATGTACCTGTGCAGTTGCATGGTTGGAATGTAGACTTTGCAGCATGGTGCAGTTACAAATATTTGAATGCTGGTCCGGGTGCTGTGGGTGGCGTTTTTGTACATGAAAAACATGCACAAAATGTGCAGCTGGGTCGCTTGGGCGGCTGGTGGGGCAATGATGAAAAGACCCGTTTTAAAATGGAGAAAGGGTTTGTGCCCAAGGCCGATGCCAGTGGCTGGTGCATGAGTACATCGCAGGTAATGAACACTGTGTGCCTGAAAGCTTCGCTGGAAATGTTTGAGCAGGCAGGCATCGAAAATCTTCGGGCCAAAAGCATACGACTCACTGCTTATTTGCAATACCTCCTGCAGCAATTGCCCAATTTATCTTTTGAAATTATCACGCCTGAAAATCCTGATGAAAGAGGAGCCCAACTGTCCTTGTATTTCAAAGAAAACGGCCGGGCCATTCATGATGCTATGCATGCTGCAGGTATCATTGTTGATTACCGGGAACCGGGCGTTATTCGTGTGGCACCAGCGCCCATGTATTGTAGCTTTGAAGATGTGTATCGTTTTTATGAAATCCTGAAAACGCAATTTTAA
- a CDS encoding M1 family metallopeptidase, giving the protein MRISVVTSLLAIVLPAFVQAQLGRTPQKFTLDDSLRGTLNANRSWWDVQRYDITVTPDYTSETIVGQTSIRFSSSKPGKLMQIDLQQPLLIDSIVLNQLQRISFTRKNNTALLQMPAQMQAGEHNLLIYYHGQPRKAIRAPWDGGWVWTKDNKGRPWMTVACQGLGASVWYPCKDHQSDEPDLGSSLTMIVPDTLTAVGNGRLTNKMPMGDKTAWRWEVKNPINNYNIIPYIGKYVSFEEQYNGEDGVLDCSYWVLDYELEKAKEQFKQVKPMLQCFEHWFGPYPFYADGYKLVQSSHLGMEHQSAVAYGNNFMNGYRGRDLSGTGWGSKWDFIIIHESGHEWFGNNITSKDIADMWIHEGFTNYSETIYTQCLFGKAACEAYVQGIRKNIMNDRPIIGEYGVNHEGSGDMYYKAANMIHTIRTAMQNDSSFRQLLRGMYKTYFHGTTSTVELQAYIQQFVSFDVKAVFDQYLRTTQIPLLQWSINSGQLKVKFTDCNAAFRLPVYLPTGIGQGVWKTIQANEWTTIATSLNDENISSEWNKNLYIRYQD; this is encoded by the coding sequence ATGCGTATATCCGTTGTCACCAGCCTGTTGGCCATAGTACTGCCTGCTTTTGTACAGGCACAGTTAGGCAGAACGCCACAAAAATTCACCCTCGACGATTCGTTGCGGGGAACGCTCAACGCCAACCGTAGCTGGTGGGATGTACAACGCTACGATATTACTGTAACGCCGGATTATACCAGCGAAACCATTGTTGGTCAAACCAGTATTCGGTTCAGCAGTAGTAAGCCCGGCAAGCTGATGCAGATTGATTTGCAACAGCCTTTGCTGATAGACAGCATTGTGCTCAATCAACTCCAGCGCATTTCATTTACCAGAAAAAACAACACCGCCTTATTGCAAATGCCTGCACAAATGCAAGCTGGTGAACACAACCTGCTCATCTATTATCATGGTCAGCCACGCAAAGCCATACGAGCCCCCTGGGATGGCGGCTGGGTATGGACCAAAGACAATAAAGGCCGCCCCTGGATGACGGTGGCATGTCAGGGCTTGGGCGCCTCCGTTTGGTATCCATGCAAAGACCACCAAAGTGATGAACCTGATTTGGGTTCATCGCTTACGATGATTGTGCCTGATACACTCACAGCTGTTGGCAATGGCAGACTCACCAACAAAATGCCCATGGGCGATAAAACGGCCTGGCGCTGGGAAGTAAAAAATCCCATCAACAATTACAACATCATTCCATACATCGGCAAGTATGTATCGTTTGAAGAACAATACAACGGCGAAGATGGTGTGCTCGATTGCAGCTATTGGGTGCTCGATTATGAACTGGAAAAAGCCAAAGAACAATTCAAACAAGTGAAGCCGATGCTTCAATGTTTTGAGCATTGGTTTGGCCCCTATCCTTTTTATGCCGATGGCTACAAACTCGTTCAATCATCGCATCTAGGCATGGAGCACCAAAGTGCCGTGGCCTATGGCAACAACTTTATGAATGGCTACCGTGGCCGTGACCTGAGCGGTACAGGATGGGGTTCCAAATGGGATTTCATTATTATTCATGAAAGCGGACACGAATGGTTTGGCAACAACATTACCAGCAAAGACATTGCCGACATGTGGATTCATGAAGGGTTTACCAACTACAGCGAAACCATATACACACAATGCCTGTTTGGCAAAGCTGCCTGCGAAGCTTACGTGCAAGGCATTCGCAAAAACATCATGAACGACAGGCCAATCATTGGTGAATATGGCGTAAACCACGAAGGCAGTGGCGATATGTATTACAAAGCGGCCAACATGATTCACACCATTCGTACGGCCATGCAAAACGACAGCAGTTTTCGGCAGCTGCTGCGGGGCATGTACAAAACCTATTTTCATGGCACCACTTCTACTGTAGAACTGCAGGCATACATACAACAGTTTGTGTCGTTTGATGTGAAAGCAGTGTTTGATCAATACCTGCGTACCACACAGATTCCGTTGTTGCAATGGAGCATCAACAGCGGTCAGCTGAAAGTGAAGTTTACTGATTGTAACGCTGCATTTCGTTTGCCTGTGTATTTGCCCACCGGCATTGGGCAGGGCGTTTGGAAAACCATACAGGCCAATGAGTGGACAACAATTGCCACATCATTGAATGATGAAAACATCAGTAGTGAGTGGAATAAAAATTTGTATATCCGGTATCAGGATTAA
- a CDS encoding C40 family peptidase — MELMIKRLCTICVMAMLLLCSSYAEAQRKSSAKKPAPKKTTTQKKTVSKKKPASTAKAKPKATPRVNLAQAIPQVKDSLLERDIPLRNFDSILMAARRQETSLKSPDFNLGKTLGSALENFIPVQFKYAILLNESVEKLSNLVLYKNIDDWYGTRYRYGGKTTKGIDCSAFMQVISEYTFGWVLPRTAREQYVAMQGIKRDELREGDFVFFNTTGGISHVGMYLQNNKFIHASSSEGVSIGDLQSKYWSRRFIGARRMPEVTPATAAPTQLD; from the coding sequence ATGGAGTTGATGATCAAACGATTGTGTACTATATGTGTGATGGCTATGTTGCTGCTCTGCAGTAGCTATGCCGAAGCGCAGCGGAAAAGCAGTGCCAAAAAGCCTGCCCCCAAGAAAACAACTACACAAAAGAAAACGGTCAGCAAGAAGAAACCAGCCAGCACCGCAAAGGCGAAACCAAAGGCTACGCCAAGGGTAAATTTGGCGCAAGCCATCCCGCAGGTAAAAGACAGCCTGCTGGAGAGAGACATACCGCTCCGCAATTTCGATTCTATTTTGATGGCGGCCCGTCGTCAGGAAACATCCTTAAAAAGTCCTGATTTTAACCTGGGCAAAACCCTGGGATCCGCGTTGGAAAATTTCATTCCTGTCCAATTTAAATACGCCATTCTGCTCAATGAATCGGTAGAGAAATTATCGAACCTCGTGTTGTACAAAAACATTGATGATTGGTACGGCACACGCTACCGGTATGGCGGCAAAACCACCAAAGGCATTGATTGCTCGGCTTTCATGCAGGTGATTTCGGAATATACATTTGGCTGGGTGCTGCCACGCACTGCCCGTGAGCAATATGTGGCCATGCAAGGCATTAAGCGGGATGAATTGCGGGAAGGTGATTTTGTTTTTTTTAATACCACCGGCGGTATTAGCCATGTGGGTATGTACTTGCAAAACAACAAATTCATTCATGCCAGTAGCAGCGAAGGCGTAAGCATTGGCGACCTCCAAAGCAAGTATTGGAGCCGCCGGTTTATTGGTGCCCGCCGCATGCCAGAAGTTACACCAGCTACCGCTGCACCTACACAGTTGGATTGA